Proteins encoded within one genomic window of Bacillus sp. 1NLA3E:
- the bshC gene encoding bacillithiol biosynthesis cysteine-adding enzyme BshC: MEMLNLSLPANNRFATDYLAQTPDIQQFFHYRYQEASDYIERVEELKKRSFLRQEVAEHIEFFMDRFPSSPQVKHSIEKLKNEDSVVVIGGQQAGVLTGPLYTIHKVISIIVLANQKEKELGIPVVPVFWIAGEDHDYMEVNHVFAEVDKRIKKVTYPEVVFEKKMVSDIRIDKVKCFTWVEKIIETFGETDHTKELLSFAHKAIEQSETFVDFFAFIIMEMFKEFGLLIIDSGNKKLRSLESSFFIRQITDNKKMTEVVFNQQQKLKQFGFSQAIEINENAANIFYYDEVTQSRILLEFQPETNLFVGKNGSIQFSFDTLIEIASGQPERLSNNVVTRPLMQEWLFPTLAFIAGPGEIAYWSELKQVFEHFQIKMPPIVPRLNITLLERSVETDIHELGWDLNEVIRDGITKLRALFIDSVKDPDLAQHFLYLKMELTKQYHSILAKSEPIDKGLLPLIKKNEAILLKQIQFIETKIEESIEKKHEVILQKMDRVGNSLRPSGSPQERVLNPFYFFNKYGFGLVGQLTKLDYQFDGNHKVIKI; encoded by the coding sequence ATGGAGATGTTAAATCTCTCGCTCCCGGCAAATAACCGGTTTGCAACTGATTATTTGGCACAAACACCAGATATACAACAATTTTTTCACTATCGCTATCAAGAGGCATCGGATTACATTGAGCGTGTAGAGGAATTAAAAAAGCGTTCGTTTCTGAGGCAAGAGGTAGCTGAACATATTGAATTTTTTATGGATCGATTCCCATCTTCTCCGCAAGTAAAACACTCCATCGAAAAGCTAAAGAATGAGGATAGTGTAGTGGTGATTGGCGGCCAACAGGCTGGCGTGTTGACAGGACCTCTATATACCATACATAAAGTAATTTCAATTATAGTTTTAGCAAATCAAAAGGAAAAAGAGCTTGGTATTCCTGTTGTTCCAGTTTTTTGGATTGCGGGCGAGGACCATGATTATATGGAAGTAAATCATGTTTTTGCAGAAGTGGATAAAAGAATCAAAAAAGTTACCTATCCTGAAGTTGTTTTTGAAAAGAAAATGGTCTCTGATATTAGAATTGATAAGGTCAAATGTTTTACATGGGTCGAAAAGATTATTGAAACCTTCGGAGAGACAGACCATACGAAGGAACTTCTCAGCTTTGCTCATAAAGCAATAGAACAATCTGAAACCTTTGTTGATTTTTTCGCTTTTATCATTATGGAGATGTTCAAAGAATTCGGTTTATTAATCATTGATTCTGGCAATAAAAAGCTGCGAAGTCTAGAATCAAGCTTTTTTATTCGCCAAATTACTGATAATAAAAAAATGACAGAAGTAGTTTTCAATCAGCAGCAGAAATTAAAGCAGTTTGGTTTTAGTCAAGCAATAGAGATTAATGAAAATGCGGCAAACATCTTTTACTATGATGAAGTCACCCAATCTCGCATTTTACTGGAATTTCAGCCTGAAACTAATCTATTTGTAGGAAAGAATGGATCCATTCAATTTTCTTTCGATACTTTAATAGAGATTGCAAGCGGACAACCTGAGAGATTGAGTAATAATGTTGTGACTCGACCACTGATGCAAGAATGGCTATTCCCTACCTTAGCTTTCATTGCGGGACCAGGGGAGATTGCTTATTGGAGTGAACTAAAGCAAGTTTTTGAACATTTTCAAATAAAAATGCCGCCAATTGTGCCTAGATTGAATATCACTCTTTTAGAAAGATCAGTTGAAACTGACATACATGAATTAGGTTGGGACTTAAATGAAGTAATCCGTGATGGAATAACTAAGCTTAGAGCTTTGTTTATTGATTCAGTCAAGGATCCAGATTTAGCACAACATTTTCTTTATTTAAAAATGGAGCTTACAAAACAGTATCATAGTATACTCGCCAAATCAGAACCGATTGATAAGGGATTGTTGCCGTTAATCAAGAAAAATGAGGCTATTTTACTGAAACAAATCCAATTTATCGAAACAAAGATTGAAGAATCTATCGAGAAAAAGCATGAAGTGATTTTGCAAAAAATGGATCGAGTTGGAAATTCACTAAGACCAAGTGGTTCTCCACAAGAGAGGGTTTTAAATCCATTTTATTTTTTCAATAAATATGGATTTGGTTTGGTAGGTCAACTAACAAAATTGGATTATCAATTTGATGGAAACCATAAAGTTATCAAAATATAG
- a CDS encoding SepM family pheromone-processing serine protease — MRKKHYLRFLIIAGIFFVASSFYYLPYYVSKPGMAKELAPIIEVENGNGEKGSFMLTTIRMGKANIYAYTIAKFSKYQEIYPVEEVRSKDETDEEYNVRQLHMMEGSKTNAIEVAYKKANIPVKFRFNGVYVLQVIPNMPAEGKLKPGDRVTRIDGKEFESMDQFIDYIGVKKPGDKVEVTYERDGQSHTVSLAVQTFSKDKNKVGIGIGLVDDKQIEVHPKVTIDSEEIGGPSAGTMFSLEIYNQLTKTDLTKGYQIAGTGTISPDGTVGRIGGIEQKIVAADKAGAEIFFAPEEKGVSDSNYKMAVKTAKDIGTSMKIVPIETFDDAVAYLEKLKMKK; from the coding sequence ATGAGGAAAAAACACTATCTTCGTTTCCTCATCATCGCCGGGATTTTTTTCGTCGCTAGCTCATTTTATTATTTACCGTACTATGTTTCAAAACCTGGTATGGCAAAAGAGTTAGCACCAATCATCGAGGTTGAAAATGGCAATGGTGAGAAAGGTAGTTTCATGTTAACAACAATAAGGATGGGAAAGGCTAATATATATGCCTACACGATCGCTAAATTTAGTAAGTACCAAGAAATATACCCCGTTGAAGAAGTGAGAAGCAAAGATGAGACTGATGAGGAATATAATGTCAGACAGCTCCATATGATGGAGGGTTCAAAAACGAATGCCATTGAAGTTGCCTACAAAAAGGCTAATATTCCGGTTAAATTCCGTTTTAATGGTGTATATGTTCTTCAGGTTATCCCAAATATGCCTGCAGAAGGGAAACTAAAGCCGGGAGATCGAGTAACGAGGATCGATGGAAAAGAATTTGAATCAATGGATCAATTTATCGATTACATAGGTGTAAAAAAACCTGGGGATAAAGTTGAGGTTACATATGAACGGGATGGACAATCACATACCGTATCCTTGGCCGTTCAAACCTTTTCCAAAGATAAGAATAAGGTTGGAATCGGAATCGGATTAGTAGATGATAAGCAAATTGAGGTCCACCCTAAGGTTACGATTGATTCTGAGGAAATAGGAGGACCGTCTGCAGGGACCATGTTTTCTTTAGAGATTTATAATCAATTAACGAAAACTGATTTAACAAAGGGCTACCAGATTGCCGGGACAGGTACAATCTCACCAGATGGTACTGTCGGAAGAATTGGTGGGATTGAGCAAAAGATTGTAGCAGCGGATAAAGCTGGTGCTGAAATCTTCTTTGCTCCAGAGGAAAAAGGCGTGTCTGATTCAAATTATAAGATGGCAGTTAAAACGGCAAAGGATATCGGTACCTCCATGAAAATTGTTCCGATTGAAACATTTGATGATGCTGTTGCCTATTTAGAAAAGCTAAAAATGAAAAAATAA
- a CDS encoding YceD family protein yields the protein MKWTISQLQKYRNKDLLIDETIQVDDMSKVEPSIRSVSPMHISGRADISSTDVTFHLTIKGHLILPCSRTLVDVNYPISVETTETFLLNGVDYSIDDEVHQVKGDVIDLMPVIQEILSLEVPMQVFCEDVKSGEGAPQSGKDWEVIQEQDLTKKVDPRLAGLAKFFDQKDSSSDS from the coding sequence TTGAAATGGACAATTAGTCAGTTACAAAAATATCGAAACAAGGATCTTTTAATAGATGAAACGATTCAAGTAGATGATATGAGCAAAGTGGAACCATCGATTCGTTCTGTTTCTCCTATGCATATATCTGGAAGAGCTGATATCAGTTCAACCGACGTGACTTTTCATTTAACGATTAAAGGTCATTTAATCCTGCCTTGTTCTCGTACTTTAGTTGATGTAAATTATCCAATTAGTGTTGAAACAACTGAAACCTTCCTTCTAAATGGAGTGGACTATTCTATTGATGATGAAGTCCATCAAGTAAAAGGTGATGTGATTGATCTAATGCCGGTCATTCAAGAAATTCTTTCTCTTGAGGTTCCAATGCAAGTTTTTTGTGAAGATGTAAAAAGTGGCGAAGGTGCTCCTCAGTCAGGAAAAGATTGGGAAGTGATTCAAGAACAGGATTTGACTAAAAAAGTAGATCCTCGTCTTGCAGGACTTGCAAAGTTTTTTGACCAAAAAGATTCTTCTTCTGATTCTTGA
- a CDS encoding enoyl-CoA hydratase/isomerase family protein: MNNAYKIEELPQGLLLFTINRPEKRNAINYDIMEGLEIVIERMKSDSLKALIITGEGEKAFCSGGDLSVFHELKTEEQAYNMLSKMSKILVELLLLPKPTIALINGTAMGGGCELAAACDFRFAKSGAKAGFVQGTLAITTGWGGGTILYEKIAASGAMKLLMEAQMHKAESLVELGFIDAVFEGDPLENCLDYYKNVFAIEPGVLEAYKSMLVRKWIQSGIKARIEEEVRTCARLWESDAHHAVVNSFLTRK; this comes from the coding sequence ATGAACAACGCATACAAGATTGAAGAATTGCCGCAAGGGCTCCTATTATTTACAATCAATAGACCTGAAAAACGAAATGCGATTAACTATGACATTATGGAAGGTTTAGAAATTGTCATTGAAAGAATGAAAAGTGATTCATTGAAGGCCCTCATAATAACTGGAGAAGGTGAAAAAGCCTTCTGCTCTGGAGGAGATTTATCAGTATTTCATGAGTTAAAAACAGAGGAACAAGCTTATAATATGCTCTCAAAAATGTCGAAAATCCTTGTTGAATTACTTTTGCTGCCTAAGCCTACCATCGCTCTTATCAATGGTACAGCAATGGGGGGTGGTTGTGAATTAGCTGCAGCATGTGATTTCCGATTTGCTAAATCGGGCGCAAAAGCTGGATTTGTCCAAGGTACACTAGCAATTACTACTGGGTGGGGTGGGGGAACCATTCTCTATGAAAAAATTGCTGCATCAGGCGCGATGAAATTATTAATGGAAGCACAGATGCACAAGGCTGAAAGCTTAGTGGAGCTTGGATTCATAGATGCTGTGTTTGAAGGTGACCCACTAGAAAATTGTTTAGATTATTATAAAAATGTTTTTGCTATTGAACCAGGAGTTTTAGAGGCTTATAAGTCAATGCTTGTTCGAAAATGGATTCAGTCAGGTATAAAAGCAAGAATTGAGGAAGAAGTGCGAACTTGTGCGCGTCTTTGGGAGTCCGATGCTCATCACGCAGTTGTAAATAGCTTTTTAACTCGTAAGTAA
- the ylbJ gene encoding sporulation integral membrane protein YlbJ, producing MYRSKLKTILLACSVTIMAVSIIAFPQESVDASIRGLNMWWEIVFPSLLPFFIVSEMLIGFGVVKFIGVLLEPLMRPIFRVPGVGGFVWAMGMASGYPAGAKLTARLRQEGQLTRIEAERLVSFTNSSNPLFIFGAVSVGFFYNPHLGVILALSHYFGNICVGILMRFHGKVEETKEKGRPRKSKLRSALSALHQSRINDNRPIGKLLGDAVTSSVQTLMMIGGFIILFSVINKLLFYLHITGFLSSMLELFFRFLHFPEALSIPFISGLFEITLGSQLTSQVTDATLLQQTIITSFILAFSGLSVQAQVASILAQTDIRFQPFFIARFFHGIFASIFTYLFWEPIYERFYSTEQPSNALPVGLIGENNWMYNTYHSFIHVGPIITILTLSLYVMILSRNIYKN from the coding sequence GTGTATCGTTCAAAGTTGAAGACCATTCTCCTTGCATGCTCAGTTACAATTATGGCTGTTTCAATTATTGCCTTTCCCCAAGAATCTGTTGATGCCTCAATTCGGGGACTAAATATGTGGTGGGAAATTGTATTTCCTTCTCTTTTACCGTTTTTTATCGTTTCCGAGATGTTGATTGGTTTCGGAGTAGTCAAATTTATTGGAGTCTTACTTGAACCATTGATGCGGCCGATTTTTCGTGTACCAGGGGTTGGCGGATTTGTTTGGGCAATGGGGATGGCCTCTGGATATCCTGCTGGTGCCAAACTTACTGCAAGGCTAAGACAGGAAGGCCAGTTGACTAGAATTGAAGCAGAAAGGCTTGTCTCATTTACGAACTCCTCCAATCCCCTGTTCATTTTCGGAGCAGTTTCAGTTGGTTTTTTTTATAATCCTCACCTTGGCGTGATTCTTGCCCTATCACATTACTTTGGGAATATATGTGTGGGAATCCTTATGAGATTCCATGGCAAAGTCGAAGAGACAAAAGAAAAGGGGAGACCTAGAAAATCCAAGCTTCGTTCGGCCCTTTCCGCACTCCATCAATCTAGAATAAATGATAACCGTCCCATTGGAAAGCTTCTAGGTGATGCCGTAACATCCTCCGTACAAACTTTAATGATGATTGGCGGGTTTATCATCTTATTTTCTGTTATTAATAAGTTACTATTTTATTTGCACATTACCGGATTTCTTTCTAGCATGTTAGAATTATTTTTTCGTTTTCTTCATTTCCCTGAAGCGTTGAGCATCCCTTTTATTTCAGGATTATTCGAAATCACATTAGGAAGCCAACTCACAAGCCAGGTTACCGATGCAACACTTTTACAGCAGACCATTATTACCAGCTTCATTTTAGCTTTTAGTGGACTTAGTGTACAAGCACAGGTTGCTAGTATTTTAGCTCAAACCGATATTCGTTTTCAGCCCTTTTTTATTGCTAGGTTTTTTCATGGAATTTTCGCGAGTATATTTACCTACCTTTTTTGGGAGCCCATCTATGAACGCTTTTATTCAACAGAACAGCCATCTAACGCTCTTCCTGTTGGATTAATCGGAGAAAACAACTGGATGTATAATACTTATCATTCCTTTATCCATGTAGGACCGATTATCACTATATTGACTCTAAGCCTCTATGTAATGATCCTCTCAAGGAACATCTATAAGAATTAA
- a CDS encoding 2-dehydropantoate 2-reductase: MRIGIIGGGSIGLLYAYYLSQAFSVTIYTRTIEQADLINREGIWLKKKEQLQHAHVSAVQVDSWAGLEDITFVTVKQYQLGQVLTVVSKRGDLGGRLIFLQNGMGHVKQLSSLPHQQVYVGSVEHGAYRENGNTVHHNGDGVTRVAVFRGDREYLKKLTQDIPSSFPFVFEEEYYNMLIKKLIVNAVINPLTAVLQVQNGELIDNPYYYKILQNIFSELTKILKLDNQTDYFNHIVKVCNNTAQNRSSMLKDLDRNQETEVDAILGYLLEEAENNDIYAPVVRLFYNLVRGKEYKGKDNLNV; encoded by the coding sequence ATGAGAATTGGAATTATTGGTGGAGGTTCTATAGGGCTTCTGTATGCTTATTACCTTAGCCAGGCATTTTCAGTCACAATTTATACCCGGACAATAGAACAGGCAGATTTAATTAACAGAGAGGGAATTTGGTTGAAGAAAAAGGAACAACTTCAACATGCCCATGTATCTGCTGTTCAAGTTGATAGTTGGGCAGGTCTTGAAGATATTACTTTTGTTACTGTAAAACAATATCAGTTGGGTCAAGTTCTAACCGTGGTCTCAAAGCGGGGTGATCTAGGGGGAAGGCTTATCTTCTTGCAGAATGGTATGGGTCATGTTAAGCAATTATCGTCTCTTCCTCATCAACAGGTATATGTTGGGTCTGTTGAACATGGTGCATATCGGGAGAATGGAAATACGGTTCACCACAATGGCGATGGAGTAACACGGGTTGCGGTATTTCGGGGAGATAGAGAGTATCTAAAAAAACTCACACAGGATATCCCTAGTTCGTTTCCATTCGTATTTGAAGAAGAATATTACAACATGCTCATTAAAAAATTAATTGTGAATGCAGTGATTAATCCATTAACGGCGGTTTTACAAGTTCAGAATGGCGAATTAATTGATAATCCCTATTATTATAAAATACTCCAGAATATTTTTTCTGAATTAACCAAGATTTTAAAACTTGATAATCAGACCGATTACTTCAATCATATTGTGAAGGTTTGTAATAATACGGCTCAAAATCGGTCGTCGATGCTGAAGGATTTGGATCGAAACCAGGAAACCGAGGTTGACGCAATTTTAGGATACCTGCTTGAAGAGGCAGAAAACAATGATATATATGCTCCGGTTGTTAGACTATTTTACAACCTTGTAAGAGGAAAGGAGTATAAAGGAAAGGACAATCTAAATGTCTGA
- the rpmF gene encoding 50S ribosomal protein L32: protein MAVPFRRTSKTVKRKRRTHFKLQVPGMTECPNCGEMKLAHRVCKACGTYKGKEVVAND, encoded by the coding sequence ATGGCTGTACCTTTTAGAAGAACTTCTAAAACTGTGAAAAGAAAACGCCGTACGCATTTCAAATTACAAGTTCCAGGTATGACAGAATGCCCAAACTGTGGTGAAATGAAACTTGCTCACCGTGTATGCAAAGCTTGTGGAACATACAAAGGAAAAGAAGTTGTAGCAAACGACTAA
- a CDS encoding RsfA family transcriptional regulator, producing the protein MPITRQDAWSQDEDLLLAEVVLRHIRDGGTQLQAFEEVGRQLSRTSAACGFRWNSFVRKQYQSGIELAKKQRKETKKQHVDDFEVEHLVADDVISSGLVYKPEQKTLPPFPVIIDLIKGLYEKAEKQSVQVENIEKYEMKIKNLEKQSTSLVAENEKLSKELRIIEEDYRALIEIMERARKMVVLQEEDRQQKVKFQMDKNGNLERVEK; encoded by the coding sequence ATGCCAATAACACGTCAAGACGCTTGGTCTCAGGACGAAGACCTTTTGCTTGCTGAGGTGGTACTACGCCATATCAGAGACGGCGGTACACAGCTACAAGCTTTTGAAGAAGTAGGTAGGCAATTGTCTAGAACATCAGCAGCGTGCGGTTTTCGATGGAATTCTTTTGTGAGGAAGCAATACCAATCAGGAATAGAACTAGCAAAGAAACAGAGAAAAGAAACCAAGAAACAGCATGTGGATGATTTTGAAGTGGAACATCTAGTAGCTGACGACGTTATTTCAAGTGGTCTTGTCTATAAACCAGAACAAAAAACCCTTCCACCCTTTCCCGTTATCATTGATTTAATAAAAGGTTTATATGAGAAGGCAGAAAAGCAAAGTGTCCAAGTAGAGAATATTGAAAAATATGAAATGAAAATAAAAAATCTAGAGAAACAATCGACCTCTTTAGTAGCAGAAAATGAGAAATTATCGAAAGAACTTAGAATCATTGAGGAAGATTATCGAGCGTTAATTGAGATAATGGAACGGGCGAGAAAAATGGTCGTACTACAAGAAGAGGATCGCCAGCAAAAGGTAAAATTCCAAATGGATAAAAACGGAAATCTTGAAAGAGTTGAAAAATAA
- a CDS encoding DUF3397 domain-containing protein, which yields MSELFANVIAAFVTVPLLGFIVIYFVSKKIFKSSRRAFHLAIDWSTILLILSVNQIIFVLWQKSFLWAIFLVLILVALVFVFIHWKTKHEIVFRPIFKGFWRMNFLLFFTAHIFLLILGLFQRVSNLLSP from the coding sequence ATGTCTGAGCTTTTTGCTAATGTCATCGCAGCTTTTGTAACGGTACCACTGTTAGGATTTATCGTTATTTACTTCGTTAGTAAAAAAATATTCAAAAGCAGCCGTCGAGCATTTCATTTGGCAATTGATTGGAGCACCATTTTGCTCATACTATCTGTTAACCAAATCATTTTTGTTTTATGGCAAAAATCGTTTTTGTGGGCTATTTTTTTGGTATTAATTTTAGTAGCATTAGTTTTTGTGTTTATTCATTGGAAAACAAAGCATGAAATTGTTTTTCGTCCAATTTTCAAGGGATTTTGGCGGATGAATTTTTTACTATTCTTCACAGCGCATATTTTTTTACTGATACTTGGATTATTCCAAAGAGTAAGCAATCTACTATCCCCTTAA
- a CDS encoding patatin-like phospholipase family protein, whose translation MPRPKIGLALGSGGARGFAHLGVIKVLKEEGIPIDFISGSSMGAMIACFFGAGLDMDRLYKISSAFKRKYYLDFTVPKMGFIAGKRVKDLIRIFTHGKNIEDLDIPIGVVATDLMSGEKVVFTKGPIAEAVRASISIPGIFVPEKINGRLLVDGGVVDRIPVSVVKEMGAEFIIAVDVSRVKTNTEVSSIFDVIMQSIDIMQMELVDHRMIASDVMIRPQVEKYSSKAFTNIEDIISIGEEEAKKHVNNIKNMIDQWKGTHSE comes from the coding sequence TTGCCACGTCCGAAAATTGGCTTGGCACTCGGTTCGGGTGGAGCACGGGGATTCGCCCATTTGGGTGTAATAAAGGTCCTAAAAGAAGAAGGAATTCCGATTGATTTTATTTCTGGAAGTAGCATGGGTGCGATGATCGCTTGTTTTTTTGGGGCTGGTTTGGATATGGATCGGCTATATAAAATTTCCAGTGCCTTCAAACGCAAATATTATCTTGACTTTACTGTCCCTAAAATGGGATTTATTGCAGGAAAAAGAGTGAAAGATTTAATTAGAATTTTCACCCATGGGAAAAATATAGAGGATCTAGACATTCCGATTGGCGTTGTAGCCACTGATCTTATGTCAGGGGAAAAGGTGGTTTTTACAAAGGGCCCAATTGCAGAAGCTGTTAGAGCAAGTATTTCGATTCCTGGTATATTTGTTCCAGAAAAAATCAATGGACGGCTCCTGGTTGACGGAGGAGTTGTCGATCGAATCCCTGTTTCTGTTGTCAAAGAAATGGGCGCAGAGTTTATCATTGCGGTAGATGTTTCGCGGGTGAAAACGAATACCGAGGTAAGTTCCATTTTCGACGTGATTATGCAAAGCATCGATATCATGCAAATGGAACTGGTGGACCATAGAATGATTGCTTCAGATGTCATGATTCGGCCTCAAGTGGAAAAATATAGTTCTAAGGCTTTTACCAATATTGAAGACATCATTTCTATTGGGGAAGAGGAAGCCAAAAAACATGTTAATAATATTAAGAATATGATTGATCAGTGGAAGGGGACACATTCAGAATGA
- the mraZ gene encoding division/cell wall cluster transcriptional repressor MraZ: MFMGEYHHNVDNKGRLIVPAKFREDLGDMFILTRGLDQCLFGYPINEWKLLEDKLKGLPLTKKDARAFTRFFFSGATECELDKQGRINIPAPLLQYANLDKECVVLGVSNRIEIWSKDLWEDYFLKSEESFAEIAENMIGFDI; the protein is encoded by the coding sequence ATGTTCATGGGTGAGTATCATCATAACGTTGATAACAAAGGCCGCTTAATCGTACCAGCTAAGTTTCGTGAGGACCTTGGCGATATGTTTATTTTAACGCGTGGTTTGGATCAATGCTTATTTGGATACCCAATCAATGAATGGAAACTACTGGAAGATAAACTAAAGGGACTTCCTTTAACGAAAAAGGATGCTCGAGCCTTTACCCGATTTTTCTTTTCTGGTGCCACTGAATGTGAACTGGATAAACAGGGGAGAATCAATATCCCAGCCCCACTGCTTCAATATGCTAATTTAGACAAGGAATGTGTTGTTCTTGGCGTTTCTAATCGAATTGAAATATGGAGCAAGGATCTTTGGGAAGACTATTTCTTAAAGTCCGAGGAATCTTTTGCAGAAATTGCAGAAAATATGATTGGGTTTGATATTTAA
- a CDS encoding N-acetyltransferase, with translation MEVKAEKLRVNYKTLEEFTKFKEYGLQELSMGEDLEANIIENDSASPFYGIYFADKLVARMSLYQVDARYNRYFSPPKDYLELWKLEVLAEYQGKGFGKALVEFAKSFGYPIKTNSRVKSKEFWEKMGFSPVRYDTGRDLGENPLIWFPEGFKEQIL, from the coding sequence ATGGAAGTAAAAGCAGAGAAATTAAGGGTGAATTATAAAACTTTAGAAGAGTTCACAAAATTTAAAGAATATGGTCTTCAGGAATTATCCATGGGAGAGGATTTAGAAGCTAACATTATTGAAAATGATAGCGCTTCCCCGTTTTATGGCATTTATTTTGCGGACAAATTAGTTGCCAGAATGAGCTTATATCAGGTTGATGCACGGTATAACCGATATTTCAGTCCTCCCAAGGATTATTTAGAATTGTGGAAGCTAGAAGTATTGGCGGAGTACCAAGGTAAAGGGTTTGGTAAAGCTTTAGTTGAGTTTGCCAAAAGCTTTGGTTACCCAATTAAAACAAATTCTCGTGTTAAATCAAAAGAATTCTGGGAAAAAATGGGCTTCTCTCCAGTACGTTATGATACTGGGCGCGATTTAGGTGAAAATCCACTCATCTGGTTTCCAGAAGGATTCAAAGAACAAATCCTATAA
- a CDS encoding nucleotidyltransferase — protein MKAVGVIVEYNPFHNGHAFHLAEAKKTSGAEIAIAAMSGNFLQRGEPALVSKWTRTEMALAAGVDIVFEIPYQYATQQAEIFANGGVSLLIAAGCDSICFGSEDGNIEAFEETYSFMKKNDGFFQQKVNDHIQKGVSYPRALSLAFTDLFPEDTLVDLTKPNNILGFQYLKAAKKQNPMLNMFTVARKNAAYHDENFSSETIASATSIRKVLFSENQQFDQIQPYLPSSTLELLKEYQLKYGEFHHWDLYWPFLKFKLLQTSPEELRNINEIEEGIENRLLSQVIGADSFTDFINRLKTKRYTRTRLQRVCLNLLTNAKKEEMAVIDDAVPYLRLLGMTDKGREYLNKQKKHFNIPLISKLSSYKGKEIQLDIRSANIYQYGLTKSKPELNHEYKKTPILLTKKGTDQ, from the coding sequence ATGAAAGCAGTTGGTGTTATTGTCGAGTACAATCCTTTTCACAACGGACATGCATTTCACTTAGCAGAAGCAAAGAAAACTTCTGGAGCAGAAATTGCTATTGCCGCAATGAGTGGAAATTTCCTGCAACGCGGAGAACCAGCCTTAGTTTCTAAATGGACAAGAACAGAGATGGCATTAGCAGCGGGGGTCGATATCGTTTTTGAAATCCCCTATCAGTACGCAACTCAACAAGCTGAAATATTTGCCAATGGTGGAGTTTCTCTACTGATTGCTGCAGGATGTGATTCTATTTGCTTCGGGAGTGAAGACGGCAACATCGAAGCCTTTGAAGAAACCTATTCATTTATGAAAAAAAATGATGGCTTTTTTCAGCAAAAAGTAAACGATCATATCCAAAAGGGAGTTAGTTATCCTAGGGCACTTTCTCTAGCATTTACGGACCTATTTCCAGAAGATACGTTAGTCGATTTAACTAAACCTAACAATATTTTAGGATTTCAGTATTTGAAGGCCGCAAAAAAGCAAAACCCGATGCTAAACATGTTTACTGTTGCAAGGAAAAACGCCGCTTATCATGATGAGAACTTTTCCTCTGAAACCATTGCCAGTGCAACAAGTATTCGTAAAGTTTTATTTTCAGAAAATCAGCAGTTTGACCAAATACAACCCTATCTACCAAGTTCTACTTTAGAGCTATTAAAGGAATATCAATTAAAATATGGGGAATTTCACCACTGGGACCTGTACTGGCCATTTTTAAAATTTAAACTACTCCAAACTAGCCCAGAGGAACTAAGGAATATTAATGAAATCGAGGAAGGAATTGAAAACAGGCTATTATCACAAGTAATTGGGGCAGACTCCTTCACAGATTTTATCAACCGTCTCAAAACAAAACGATATACCAGGACACGATTGCAGAGAGTTTGCCTGAACCTGCTAACCAACGCTAAAAAAGAAGAGATGGCGGTCATCGATGATGCTGTTCCATATTTACGTCTTTTAGGCATGACGGATAAAGGGAGAGAATATTTAAATAAACAAAAAAAACACTTTAACATCCCACTCATTTCCAAACTATCCTCCTATAAAGGTAAAGAAATACAATTAGATATTCGCTCAGCCAATATCTATCAATATGGTTTAACAAAATCCAAACCTGAGTTAAACCATGAATATAAGAAAACACCCATATTACTCACAAAAAAAGGAACTGACCAATAA